DNA sequence from the Treponema sp. OMZ 838 genome:
TTTGTTTTTTATCCTCGGAAGTTTCAGTTCAAAACTTAAAAACAGTACAAAAGCGGAAGCCGAACGCACTCAAGAGCAGGGCGGGAGACGGAATTGGAAGCAGGTTTTGTGCAACTCTCTTCCTGCAACGGTTTCCGTGTGGTTTTCAGCTATGATGAAAACGGATAATCCCGTTTTTACCCTGTTAGCCATGTCTGTGTTTGCCGCCGCCTGTGCAGATACCTTTTCTTCGGAAGTCGGTATGCTGTGTAAGGGACGGGTTTTTAATATTATAAATGGAAAAACTCTTCCGCGGGGCTTATCGGGCGGCGTTTCGTTTTGCGGATTTTTAGCAGGTCTTACAGGCAGCGCCCTTATGTCCCTGCTTGCTCTTCCCGCCTTCGGCGTCAAAGGATTTGTTATAACCCTGTGCCTGGGTTTTTTCGGTTCGGTTATAGACAGTATTTTAGGCTCAACCCTCCAACGAAAGTACGAGGGCTTAAATGGCTTACTACAGGATAAGGCGATTTACATCAACCAATTACCGGCAGCAGGCTTAAACTTTGTAACAAATAACACTGTTAATTTATTGAGCCTGTTTATCGTCGCCCTCACAGGCTCCCTTATTTTTATTGGTATGCCGTTGTAAAAGGCAGCGAGCACAAAGCGTTATAGGGAACCCCTAAAATTTCCTTCGGCCGGATGTTCACAATCTCCCTAAAAAAGTATAGAATATAAGAGATTGCCGATTATCTTGAATGAATGGAAAACGGCAAGTTCTTGAGGAGTTAATAGACAGGGTGTTTCTTAAAAGTCTTGAAATATTCGGATTTAAATCGTTTGCGGATAGGACGCGGATAGAATTTGCGGAAGGTATTACCGCCTTGCTCGGCCCGAACGGCTGCGGTAAAAGCAATGTCGTCGATGCGATGAAGTGGGTACTGGGTGAGCAGGCGTCAAAAACGCTCCGTGCGGAGAAGATGGAAGACGTTATCTTTAACGGTACCGAGTCGCGAAAGGCACTCAATGTGGCGGAAGTTACGCTGACTATCAGCAACGAAAACGGATTATTAAATCTTGAAGTAAGTGAAATTGCCATAAAGCGCAGGCTCTACCGGTCGGGAGAAAGCGAATATTTTATCAATAATACGCCGGTGCGGCTCAAAGAGCTGCGGGAGCTTTTTTGGGATACGGGTGTCGGAAAGGCGGCGTATTCAGTCATGGAGCAGGGAAAGATCGACCAAATTCTTTCCAGCAAGCCGGAAGACCGCCGCTATTTGTTTGAAGAAGCTGCCGGTATTACGCGGTTTAAAGTACGCCGCGCCGAAGCGGAGCGCAAACTGCAAAAGACCGAAGAAAATATGCGTCAAGTGGAAGGCGTATTGGGAGAGGTACGCCGCTCGTATGACGTTCTAAAGGTGCAAGCGGAAAAGACCGTCAAGCACCGGTCGCTGCGAGATGCCATCTTTGAACACGACCTCGATATACAGCTGCTGCGCCTTAAAAAATTCACCGACGACTACGCGCAGCGCGAAGAAAGCATAAAAGAAGCAAAAGCAAAGCGCGACGACGTGCAAGCAAAAATCGATTCCATCCATACGATGCTTTCCGAGAACATGGACGAAGTAAACAGCTTGGAAAAGAAGCTCGACGAGCATCAAAAAGAGATTTACGGGCTCGCCATCGAAAAACGCGGAAAGGAAAATCAGGCGCGCTTACAGGCGGAGCGGCAAACCGAGCTTAAAACCAAACTCGGTCAGCTGGAGTTGCGCAAGACAGGGCTTGAAGAGCGTATCGAAAACCTTGAAGAGGACGCCGACGAGCAGGATGCGAAAGTGCACGACTTCCAAAAGAAGGTGCAGGATATTCAGAAAAACATCGACGACTTTGAAGAAAGCCTCCGGCTCGCCTCGCAGAAGATTACCGACAACGACACCACCCGTATGACGCTGCAGGAACAGATTGAAGAACTCGATAAAAAACGAGCCGGTATGGAAGTCGAACTCCGCGCCATCACCGAAGACATCGTTACGGAGCTGGATAAAAACCTTTCCGCAGCAGGCTATTCGGCGCAGGGACGCAGCAAGCTGGAAAAACAGGTGTTCGACTGCATCAGCCAAATAAAGGTGCTGCTGAACGGCCGTAAGAATATCTTTTCAGACTTTGCCGCGTTAAGCGATCATACCGAAAAAGGGACCGCGCAGTTTGCTCAAAATGCCGTACAGTCGTTTACGGAACTGCTCGGTTTAACGGAATCGTTGGAAACGTATTTACAGGAGTACAAAAAATCGTCCGCAAGTTTTATCGACGATTTTTTAGCGCCGGAAGGTATCATCACTCAAAAGCGCAGTATCGACGCTGCAATCGAAGCCAATCGGAATACGATAGAAGAAAAACGAAAAAACATCGCGGATCTGCACACCGAAAACGAACAGCTCGCGGTCAAAATCAATGAGTACCGGAAAACGCTGGAAGACCTGCGCATCCATAAAACCAAGATGAAGGCGGAATCCGATGCAGCCGAACAGCAAGCGGCGTTTTTGCGGAAGGAATTGACGGTACAGCAGAACGCACTCCGAGACCTTGAAAACGAACTGTATACGGAGCAAAAACGCTTTGACGAGATCAAAGAGCAGCTGCTCGAAATCGAAGGGGAAATCGCCTCGATAGACCGCAAGGGGCGGCAGCTGACCGAAGCGCTTGAGCAGCTGGAAAAAGAAATCGCCTCCCGCAACAACGAGCTTTCGAGCAACGAAGGAACGCTTAAAACGCTCAATGCGGAACTTGCCAAGCATAATTCGCTCATCGAAAAATACTACGTCGATACGGCGACCCTCGAAATCGAGATTAAGAACGTCAAAGATAACTTTAGGGAAACCCATTCGCGCGAATTGATGGAGTTTGAGGAGCGGATGTATAAAATCACCGCTTCTTCCATGGATTTACGAACCGAACTCGCGGAGCTGCGCCGCCAGCTGAAAGAACTCGGCAGCGTCAACCTGATGGCTCCCGAAGAATTTCAAGAAGTAAAAACCCGATTCGATTTTTTGACCGGACAGATCGGCGACCTCGATAAAGCCCGATCTGATTTGCAGCGAATTACCGATGAAATAAAGGCGGAGTCTACCGAACTGTTCCTTGTTACCTACAATAAAATCAAGAAGAACTTCCACAATATGTTTAGGCGGCTCTTCGGCGGCGGCAGGGCGGAAATCAAACTGACCGATCCAAAGCAGGTACTTGAGTCGGGTATCGAGATTTTCGCGCAGCCTCCGGGGAAAAAGCTGGAGAATATCAGCCTCTTGTCGGGCGGTGAAAAATCCATGACGGCGGTGGCGCTCCTTTTTGCGACCTACATGGTTAAGCCTTCCCCGTTCTGCCTCTTGGACGAGATAGATGCAGCGCTGGACGAGCAGAACGTCAGCCGCTTCGTTACGGCTCTATCCGGCTTTGCGAATGTCAGCCAATATATCGTCATCACCCATAACAAAAAAACGGTACTCGGCGCAAACACCATGCTCGGTGTTACGATGGAGGAATCCGGCGTCTCCAAACTCATTGCAATCAAATTGGACAATGATATTGAGTTATTAAAGCAGGAGAAAGCGGAAGAAGATGCCGATACTTTTATAGAAGAGGATGTAGAGCCGGAAGAAGGCATCTACATTCCCTCACGGCCGCCGAAGCGACGACATACAACTCAGGAGGAACAGCCGGATGAACATCATGGAAACGATTCGGACGCATAAGCTCATCGTTCTAGCTTCTGCACTCGGTTTACTGATTATCATGTTGATTATTTCCGTGATTATTTTACTAAGCGGAACAAAAAAGCCGAGTGTCGATCCTGATGAAGTAATGATTTCAATCGATCCGGTGATTTTTATGCTTCCCGACGAGCCGCTTGAGCTTCCGCCGGTACAATATTCGCGCAAACAAAAGAAAATCTGGACTGATTCGGATTTGCAGTATTGGTATACGATTCCCGATGCGGAGCAGATGCAAAAACTGCACGATATAAATGAACGGCAAATGAACAAATTATGGGAGAGTGTTCCGTGAAAAAATCGATCTATCCGCCCTGCCTTATCCTTCTCGTATTACTCCTCGTGCCAGTTACCGCCTGTACGACAAAGACTGCTGCAGAAAAGCCGCAGGATACCCCTTCGTGGCAGGAACAGCCTGCTGTAGAAGCGGATTCTCACACCGGCAATACGATATCTCCGCAGCCGGCAGCGGTAGACCCCCAGCAGTCAAAACAAGCATCGCAGCCCGATGCGGTATCGGGTGCGACAATCGATACCGTGTCCGGTGCAACCATATCCCAACGGCAAAAAAGAACACCTGCATCGGAAGCAGTAGGAACCGACAAAAATATGGCAACCGGCGGCGCAGCCGTATCGAAAAAACAACGTACTCCGGCCGCCCCCGCAGATAAAATAGCCGGTCAAAAGAACACTACCGCAGATAAAACCGCCGCGAAAGTACAGAGCGAACCAACGGTAGCAGCAGTTGCACAGCATTCCAAACAGGACAGCAGCGAGACAGTTGTACAAAACGATGAAGGAAACAGCGGCAAGACAACCGCACAGAATCCGACAGCGGCTGCCTCCCCTGCCCTTGCTGCCGCTGATACGTCTGTCCCTACAAAGACCGCCGGTGAGGCAGAGCCTACTGCAGCAGCCGGTGAGCTGAAATCGGCCGCTTCCGCTTCCAATCCCGACACTGCCGCCGCTGATGAACCGGCACAGCCCGCAGCGGCAGCTATCGCTAAAGCCGTCGAGAGTCCGGCACCGCCCGCAGCGACGGCAGATACAGCCGCCGAGCAGATTCCGACAGCTCCGTCCACCGGCGAACCGGTACCGCTTGCAGCCGCAGCAGATACTTCCGATACGCCCGCCCCTTCTGCAAAGCAGAACGTACCGGCGTACGAAACAACGCTTGCGGATCTCATCACAGCTTTTGAAAAACAGGGCGGTACACACGGCTACGAACCTCCGCCTACCTTTCAGGAAGAGATGCGCGACTTTTTTTCTCCGCAGATATTCACCGTTGCGCTTTCAAAAGAACCGGAAACCGAACAAAAACCCAAAGTATCCCGCATGGTAGCAGTCGAAGAAAAGCAGCGGCTGGAACTCACCTATCCGGGGCACGGATGGGTCTATGTCGGTGAGCAGACATCCCAACCGGGATTAAAATATGAGCAGCGTAAACTGCAAGACAACACTTCGATTTTTATGTTTACGGCGGAGAAAAAAGGCGATTATGTACTGCATTTCTCCTATTTTGATGTATTTACCAACGATTTTGTCACTGATGCGGTAGCCGTATCCGTCAGCGCCGCCCGTTCAACCGCAGCGAAATCAACGGTAAAAGCACCGGACTACCAAAACGAAGCGGATGCGGCAGAAACACAAGCCCAAAAAAATACGAAAGAAACCGCTTCCCAACCGTCAAGCAATTCGACCGCAAACACCGGAACCGGCACGACAACACACACGGCACAAGCTGCCTCTGAAGCTCCGCAAACAGCAGGCAGCGGTTCTCAAAGCAAAAATTCGGAGCAGGTCATAGCTGCCGGAACACCGGAAGCCGCATCCCCGGTTATGGGGAATACCGGCAGTATAACCGCACAGAACTCCGCAGCAGCGGACGCAGAAGCACCGCTCAGTTCCGATCAATTGCTCGAAAAGGCGCGTACGGCAATCGCAGAAGCGGATGCAGGCACCGCCTTAACATATCTGGATAATTTCTTTACCACCGCGGAAGAGAAATTGGATGAAGGCTGGTTTTTAAAAGGACGCGCGTATGAATTAAACGGTTCCATGCGCAATATCAGACTCGCCCTCGACGCATACAGAACGCTCACAGAGAGCTTTCCGCAGAGTAAGTATTGGGCGGAAGCGGATGCACGGATACGGTATATCACCGGTTTTTATATCAATATCCGATAAGGCAGATGGCGAAAAGTAACCACTTTTCAGATATTCCCATCGGACATATCACGGTAAAATGCATGGAGAAATGAATGAACATATCGTTTTATATTAAAAACAAAAATTAAACCTACCCTTGAGTAAATTATCTATCTATGGCAGTATTGTCGCATTCCAGTGTCGGCTAATCCGGCGCACGATGAATGATTTTCAGTTATGTTATGCTCCGATGAGGCGGAGCTAAGTTGAAGAGGAGAATATTGTGGTAAAACAGACACCCGCATTAAATGAAGAACAAATCACCGCATTTCTTAAAGAAGTAGTAGAAACCGTTAAGACGGAAGAAGATCCCGATGTTCTTAACGCTTATCGTAAGATTTTTAGAAAGAACGTACCCTTTACACTGCGTTCTTACATTGCCGCCTATCTAATCAAAGAATTTGAAGGTTCATCCTTCCCCCGCTCGAAACCGTATAGCCGGCGTCCGAATCCCCGCTTCGGCGATCGTTCACGGGGATATGTTTCCGACCGCCCGCCGGTAGAACGCCCGATGCTCGATCCGTCTGAATCGGTAAGTATCTTTATGAGCATCGGTAGAAGCCGCCGTGTGTTTCCCCGTGATATTATTACGCTGCTCATCCAAAATGCGGATATAAGCCGCGAACGAATCGGCGATATCCGTATTCTCGACAATTACTCATTCGTGCAGGTTATGAATGAAGATGCGGATAAGATAATCGAGAAGCTCAATGATTTTCCGTACCGCGGTAAAAATATTTCCGTAAGCTATTCCCGTAAACCGGAAGCGGAAGAGATCATTACCGAAACCGTTATCGAAACAACCGGAAGCGATGCGGAATAAATGAAGCTGTGGCCTGTCCTTATTATCTTTATCTACACAGCGTGCTCGTTTAATTATCAGGAACTGCCTGAACAAACGGCGCCTCAACCTGATATGATATTTACAAACGTTACATTAAAACGATACGAGAATGCGATCGTCGATTTAAGCGTGTATGCGCAAGAGCTCGAAATGTATGATGAGGAAAAAATTTGGGCGGGCAAGCATATCAGTTTTGTCCAGTATGATAACAAAACACAAAAAGAGTCTATGAAGGGGCAAACCGGTATTTTATACATCGATGAAAAAGCTGAAGAGTACTCGCTTGGCGAAACGGTATCCTTTCAGCTGATTGAAGATGATTTTTCTATCCGAAGCCCCGCCCTTATATGGAAAAAAAAGAAAACCTCTTATCGGCGCCTGCTGATGAAACGGTAACGATTACTCAAAAAGAGGAAGTTACCGTCGAAGGCAAAAGCTTTGTCGCAAATACCGCTGCAAAAGAATTTGCCTTTAACGAAGGCACTACAGGAACCATCTTGATAAAAGAAAAAGTACATACACAGGTGTCCGATTGATATGGAGTATCCTGTCTTAAAGATTTATTTCCATCGTTTTTAATCCCCACAATACTAAAACAGTACATTTTTTCTTAACATTTTCATAAAAACAGCAATTTTTTCCTCAAATCTTTAGCCGAATTGCTGCTTATGCCCTATATATCCTTTAAGAAACTGCAACCATCGTGTTTTTTATGAGACGGTCGCAGGATGAGGAGCTGAGCATGACTATTATGAGTTTTGCCTCCTTCGGCTATGAAGGGGAGATTATCAAGGTTGAAGCGGATTTGCGGCGCGGACTGCCGATTATCGATATTGTCGGACTGCCGGGTTCCGCAGTGAAGGAGGCGCGGGAACGGATGCGCGCTGCTATCGGTAATTCTGATTTGCCTTTCCCGCAAGAACGGATACTGATTAATTTAAGCCCTGCCGACCAGAAAAAAGAAGGCAGCGGGTTTGACCTACCGATTGCCCTTGCCGTATTGCAGGCAGAGTGTGCGCTCGATATGCCGGTTATGGTCATCGGAGAGCTGGAACTATCGGGGAGGGTACGGCCGGTTCGGGGTGTATTAGGAGCTTTGATTTCGGGATCTGCCGCCGGAATCGAGTACTTTATCGTACCGAAAGAAAATGAAGCGGAAGCCCGTATCCAGCAAGGCGTACGCATATTCGGTGTTGAAACGTTGCGGGAAGCTTTGGAATGCCTCTATGCGATTGAAGCGGAGCTGCGTGTGGAAAACAATAGCGAATCAAACGGCGGCGACAAAAACAGCGGCGCACCGGCACGGGAAGCTATCGGACACACAGGCAACTCGATTTCCACAGCCGCTTCATGGTCGGAACCGAGTCAAGCGGATGCCGCGGCAAATACGGGTACGGGCGGCTTTTTTGAGGAGGTGTACGGGCAAGGCGAGCTGATACGGGCATTGCATATTGCGGCGGCAGGCGGGCACAGCGTGCTCGCCTACGGGCCGCCCGGCTGCGGTAAAACGCTTTCAATGCAGCGCTTTGCCAGCTTACTACCCGACCTAGACCCGAAAACAGCGGAAGAAGTTACCCATATCTATAGCATCGCAGGTCTTTTACCGAGTATGCGCGGTCATGATGTGCGGATTAAACGCCCGCCGTTTAGAATGCCGCATCCGAATGCCAGCCTTGAAGGAATGATCGGAGGCGCGGGAAAGTGTATGCCCGGCGAAATCTCCCTTGCGCACGGCGGAACCCTTTTTTTGGACGAAGCCGTACAATTTAAACAAACGGTACTGCAAACGCTCCGTGCGCCGCTGGAGACGGGAACCGTCACTTTGAGCCGTGCCGGCAGGGCAACTACCTTCCCTGCCCGCTTCCAGCTGCTTATGGCGCTCAACTCATGCCCATGCGGAAATCTCGGCGCAGACGGTAAGGTATGCACGTGTATGCCCGCCGTGGTTGAACAATACTGGAAAAAACTGACAGCACCGTTGATTGACCGCATCGACTTGCGGATTCCGGTGTTTCCGACTCAAGCATACGGGCTGCCGGAAAAGCCGTGTTACAATACCGCCGATATGCGCAAAAAAATCGCGGCTTCGGATAACATACAAAGAGAACGGTATGCCGCATATATGCGTAAAGGATTAAGCGGCGGAGCGGCGGCGGGAACACCTGTACACAACAAGACGGTAGACTCCAACCTCGCCGGTACTGCGCAATCGGCAGCACAGCTATCCTACAAAAACGTACATCTAACTCCGTCAGCCCTGTCGGCATTGTGTCCGCTGACCGGCGAGGCGGAGCGTATTTTTACCCATAATGCCGAAAAAAGAGAACTTTCGGGAAGGGGCAGCCATGCCATTTTAAAGATTGCACGTACCATTGCCGACCTCGCACAGGAAGAAGTCATTGCGGCACCGCACATCGAAGAAGCAATCCGTCTCCGCGAATGGAGCTCCTTTTTACCGTTTTTTATGCACTGAAAGGGTGATGAACTTATCCCGCGTCGAGGATTTCGAAGGTGCGGACACGGCGGGCGCCGAGCGAATCGGTTACGGTAAGAACATGGGTACCGATCTTAGGCCGAACGGTCATTGTGTGCGTTCCCTGCGTGCTGCCAAGATATACGCCATCGATATCCCAATAGATAACCGTGCCGATATCACGCGCAGCAGCCTGCATAATCATGGCGCCCGCACTGCCGTCGATTTCTATCGGAATAACGATACGCGCCCCTTGCTCGGGAAATAAAATTGCCAACTGCGAAGGATGAGCGCCTTGGTGCCCCGCAACGAAGGGCGGCAGTTTTTTATACGTCGCTGCAAACCGGGTATAATAATACTCTACTGCCGGCGGCAATACAAAGCGGTTTTGAATGAGCGGAAACCGGCCTTCGTATACCCCCGTCATGTCCGACATATCAGCCTGAAATCTTCCGTCTGGGGTAAACGATACGGCGGTGCAATACGGGCAAAGCGTACCCTGCGGCGCTTGAGCGGGACGAAAACCCTTTACGATACGGCTGCAGTACCGTCCCGCCATATATCCGGAATCGGCACAGAAAGTTTCTTCCTTTACATTCTCGGATGGTGCCGCAGGCCAATGGGCTGCGGGAAGGGAAGCAAAAATTTCAAACAACACCGGCGCTGCCGTGCGGATACTTTGGAGGTCTTGCCTCCCCTGTCCTTCCGCATTGCCGAACCACACACCGACCGTATATGCTTCTGTGGTTCCGATTGCCCAGCCGTCGCGGTTTCCGTTGCTGGTACCGGTTTTCCATGCGATTCTTTTGGAACCGGCAAAAACGCGCCAGAGCGATTCATCATCGGGACGCACCCCCTCGGCCAATGCCTTGAGCGTCAACCATGCAGCGCCAGCTGATACGGGAAAGACGTGTTCACCGGAGTACCCGCTCCGGCCGCATGCAGCGTTCATAAGCTGTGCATAGGCATATACCGCTTCGTAGAGCGTAATCTCACCGCCGCCGAGGATGAGCGGCAGGCCGTATTCGTCGGCCGACCGCGTAAAGGTGGTAAAACCGCACCGCTTCAGATAGTCGAGAAAATGACTGATCCCATATTCACGAAGCATTCTAACGGCGGGGATATTTAACGAGCGTGAAAGCGCTTCGGAAGCAGGAACTGCCCCGCGGTAGAGCGGCACATTGTTATCGGGTTTATAGCTGCCGATACGGGTCGGAATATCAATGACGAGTTGATCCGGCAATAACCGGCCGCTGTCCAGCATCGCCGCATAAAGGAACGGCTTTAACAAGCTGCCGGAACTTCTCCGCGCCTGCACAATATCTACTGCCGATGTAGTTCCATTCCGGCCGTCAAGCCCCGTGTTGCCGCAGTATGCGAGCACTTTTCCGGTAGCGGTTTCGATAATCAGCGCTGCAGCATTATCGATCCCTTTTCTGGAAAGTTCACGCGAATGCCGTTCCAGAATCCGGTAGAGATTTTTTTGCAGACCGGAATCCAAATCAGTGTAAAACCGCGCCGCTGACTGGTTCGTTTTCTTTAACAATTCCAAATAATGAGGGGCGCCTGAAGGCAGCGGGTACGGCTTTGCCGGCAGCGGTTCCGCAAGCGAAAGCTCCAGCGTTTGTGCATCGATACGCCCTCTCGCATAAAGCTCTTGCAGCAATGTATTACGCTTTTTGAGCAAAACAGCTCTGTTTGCTCCCGGATGCACCAGCGAAGGTTGATTCGGCAGTACGGCAAGTGTTGCCGCCTCCGCCCACGTCAGCGAAGCCGGCGAACGGTTAAAATACCGCCAAGAAGCAGCCTCAATGCCGATGACATTTCCCCCGAACGGCGCATGAGCGGCATACAGCGACAAGATTTTCGCCTTGCCCAACCGGATTTCCGCCATAACTGCAAGTAACGATTCTTTACATTTTTGCCCGAATGTACGCGGCTTATTCCCTGCAAGCAGCCGCATAGTTTGCATCGTAAGCGTCGAAGCTCCCGAAACAATCCGTCCCGCCCGTATATTGGACACAACCGCACGCACTACAGCAATCGGATCAACACCGAGATGATAATAAAAA
Encoded proteins:
- a CDS encoding YifB family Mg chelatase-like AAA ATPase; translation: MTIMSFASFGYEGEIIKVEADLRRGLPIIDIVGLPGSAVKEARERMRAAIGNSDLPFPQERILINLSPADQKKEGSGFDLPIALAVLQAECALDMPVMVIGELELSGRVRPVRGVLGALISGSAAGIEYFIVPKENEAEARIQQGVRIFGVETLREALECLYAIEAELRVENNSESNGGDKNSGAPAREAIGHTGNSISTAASWSEPSQADAAANTGTGGFFEEVYGQGELIRALHIAAAGGHSVLAYGPPGCGKTLSMQRFASLLPDLDPKTAEEVTHIYSIAGLLPSMRGHDVRIKRPPFRMPHPNASLEGMIGGAGKCMPGEISLAHGGTLFLDEAVQFKQTVLQTLRAPLETGTVTLSRAGRATTFPARFQLLMALNSCPCGNLGADGKVCTCMPAVVEQYWKKLTAPLIDRIDLRIPVFPTQAYGLPEKPCYNTADMRKKIAASDNIQRERYAAYMRKGLSGGAAAGTPVHNKTVDSNLAGTAQSAAQLSYKNVHLTPSALSALCPLTGEAERIFTHNAEKRELSGRGSHAILKIARTIADLAQEEVIAAPHIEEAIRLREWSSFLPFFMH
- the pbpC gene encoding penicillin-binding protein 1C, whose product is MNGRISALPDKTKIRYGKFLTVLFFTYAALFLFPLKIVPKNVPYSYALYDKTGVLLGASVASDGQWRFSPGEVPDKFAQAVIVFEDKRFYYHLGVDPIAVVRAVVSNIRAGRIVSGASTLTMQTMRLLAGNKPRTFGQKCKESLLAVMAEIRLGKAKILSLYAAHAPFGGNVIGIEAASWRYFNRSPASLTWAEAATLAVLPNQPSLVHPGANRAVLLKKRNTLLQELYARGRIDAQTLELSLAEPLPAKPYPLPSGAPHYLELLKKTNQSAARFYTDLDSGLQKNLYRILERHSRELSRKGIDNAAALIIETATGKVLAYCGNTGLDGRNGTTSAVDIVQARRSSGSLLKPFLYAAMLDSGRLLPDQLVIDIPTRIGSYKPDNNVPLYRGAVPASEALSRSLNIPAVRMLREYGISHFLDYLKRCGFTTFTRSADEYGLPLILGGGEITLYEAVYAYAQLMNAACGRSGYSGEHVFPVSAGAAWLTLKALAEGVRPDDESLWRVFAGSKRIAWKTGTSNGNRDGWAIGTTEAYTVGVWFGNAEGQGRQDLQSIRTAAPVLFEIFASLPAAHWPAAPSENVKEETFCADSGYMAGRYCSRIVKGFRPAQAPQGTLCPYCTAVSFTPDGRFQADMSDMTGVYEGRFPLIQNRFVLPPAVEYYYTRFAATYKKLPPFVAGHQGAHPSQLAILFPEQGARIVIPIEIDGSAGAMIMQAAARDIGTVIYWDIDGVYLGSTQGTHTMTVRPKIGTHVLTVTDSLGARRVRTFEILDAG
- a CDS encoding chromosome segregation SMC family protein, translating into MFLKSLEIFGFKSFADRTRIEFAEGITALLGPNGCGKSNVVDAMKWVLGEQASKTLRAEKMEDVIFNGTESRKALNVAEVTLTISNENGLLNLEVSEIAIKRRLYRSGESEYFINNTPVRLKELRELFWDTGVGKAAYSVMEQGKIDQILSSKPEDRRYLFEEAAGITRFKVRRAEAERKLQKTEENMRQVEGVLGEVRRSYDVLKVQAEKTVKHRSLRDAIFEHDLDIQLLRLKKFTDDYAQREESIKEAKAKRDDVQAKIDSIHTMLSENMDEVNSLEKKLDEHQKEIYGLAIEKRGKENQARLQAERQTELKTKLGQLELRKTGLEERIENLEEDADEQDAKVHDFQKKVQDIQKNIDDFEESLRLASQKITDNDTTRMTLQEQIEELDKKRAGMEVELRAITEDIVTELDKNLSAAGYSAQGRSKLEKQVFDCISQIKVLLNGRKNIFSDFAALSDHTEKGTAQFAQNAVQSFTELLGLTESLETYLQEYKKSSASFIDDFLAPEGIITQKRSIDAAIEANRNTIEEKRKNIADLHTENEQLAVKINEYRKTLEDLRIHKTKMKAESDAAEQQAAFLRKELTVQQNALRDLENELYTEQKRFDEIKEQLLEIEGEIASIDRKGRQLTEALEQLEKEIASRNNELSSNEGTLKTLNAELAKHNSLIEKYYVDTATLEIEIKNVKDNFRETHSRELMEFEERMYKITASSMDLRTELAELRRQLKELGSVNLMAPEEFQEVKTRFDFLTGQIGDLDKARSDLQRITDEIKAESTELFLVTYNKIKKNFHNMFRRLFGGGRAEIKLTDPKQVLESGIEIFAQPPGKKLENISLLSGGEKSMTAVALLFATYMVKPSPFCLLDEIDAALDEQNVSRFVTALSGFANVSQYIVITHNKKTVLGANTMLGVTMEESGVSKLIAIKLDNDIELLKQEKAEEDADTFIEEDVEPEEGIYIPSRPPKRRHTTQEEQPDEHHGNDSDA
- a CDS encoding LPS export ABC transporter periplasmic protein LptC — encoded protein: MKLWPVLIIFIYTACSFNYQELPEQTAPQPDMIFTNVTLKRYENAIVDLSVYAQELEMYDEEKIWAGKHISFVQYDNKTQKESMKGQTGILYIDEKAEEYSLGETVSFQLIEDDFSIRSPALIWKKKKTSYRRLLMKR
- a CDS encoding DbpA RNA binding domain-containing protein; translated protein: MVKQTPALNEEQITAFLKEVVETVKTEEDPDVLNAYRKIFRKNVPFTLRSYIAAYLIKEFEGSSFPRSKPYSRRPNPRFGDRSRGYVSDRPPVERPMLDPSESVSIFMSIGRSRRVFPRDIITLLIQNADISRERIGDIRILDNYSFVQVMNEDADKIIEKLNDFPYRGKNISVSYSRKPEAEEIITETVIETTGSDAE